One stretch of Zingiber officinale cultivar Zhangliang chromosome 6B, Zo_v1.1, whole genome shotgun sequence DNA includes these proteins:
- the LOC121988988 gene encoding F-box protein At4g18380-like: MQPKARIYADPSSDLDHFDLLPDSIVLLIFNKLADVRSLGRCSAVSKRFNSLVFTVHDVYIKIDRVVTVDGDSDDPLSSSSPRQRPLFANLIKLMLSSLLKPFLNLRSIKGSNKPVFPQLSHHSPAQVLKDFTHVHNLRIELPSGDVGTEEGVVLKWRAEFGSTLQKCVILGGTRVDQKPVSSELEASVEDNGSIPESFYTNGGLKLRVVWTISSLIAASTRHYLLRPIIRNHPTLKSLVLTDTDGQGTLCMGEEQLKEFREKPLAPLGSSNRTQVPASNMKLKYAPILELPGGMALQGATLVCIKPSSDGGSAANTRTETDAFISGAFDGPFKTAVKTLMKRRTYLLEMNGF; encoded by the coding sequence atGCAACCAAAAGCAAGAATCTATGCTGATCCTTCCTCTGACCTGGATCATTTCGACCTCCTACCTGACTCAATTGTTCTCCTAATCTTCAATAAGCTTGCAGATGTTAGATCGCTAGGCCGCTGTTCTGCTGTTTCTAAGCGGTTCAATTCTCTTGTCTTCACGGTCCATGATGTCTATATTAAGATTGATCGTGTGGTCACTGTTGATGGTGATTCTGACGATCCATTAAGCTCATCCTCTCCCAGGCAACGGCCCCTTTTTGCCAACCTCATAAAACTGATGCTCTCCTCGCTCCTGAAACCCTTCCTGAACCTCCGCAGCATCAAAGGAAGTAACAAGCCTGTCTTCCCACAGCTCTCCCATCACTCCCCTGCACAAGTTCTCAAGGACTTCACCCATGTCCACAACCTCCGGATTGAACTTCCATCAGGCGATGTTGGAACTGAAGAAGGGGTTGTTCTAAAATGGAGAGCTGAGTTTGGAAGTACTCTCCAGAAATGTGTGATCTTAGGAGGTACTAGGGTTGATCAGAAGCCTGTCTCTTCTGAACTCGAAGCATCTGTAGAAGACAATGGAAGCATTCCTGAATCATTCTACACAAATGGAGGTCTCAAGCTACGTGTTGTCTGGACAATAAGCTCGCTTATTGCTGCTTCCACAAGGCATTATCTTCTCCGGCCTATCATAAGGAACCATCCAACTTTGAAGAGCTTGGTTTTGACTGACACTGATGGGCAGGGAACCTTGTGCATGGGCGAAGAACAGCTCAAGGAGTTTAGGGAGAAGCCACTGGCACCCTTGGGATCTTCAAACAGGACACAAGTTCCAGCTTCTAACATGAAGTTAAAATATGCGCCCATCTTGGAACTCCCAGGTGGGATGGCATTACAAGGAGCAACACTAGTTTGTATCAAGCCATCTTCTGATGGAGGCAGTGCTGCCAATACAAGGACTGAAACTGATGCCTTCATTTCTGGAGCATTTGACGGCCCATTCAAGACCGCAGTGAAGACTCTGATGAAGCGAAGGACATACCTTCTGGAAATGAATGGTTTCTAG
- the LOC121991398 gene encoding RING-H2 finger protein ATL70-like: MERKRIKQKYCGLIFCVGIEMTVMMGLSVGLRFAIGAVVLILLFVVVGFFQFCRRARDDREATAPMEGADAAGGVDEATLTSFPKVAYSEAAGPETETCCAICLAEYEAADVLRRLPACGHLFHVECVDPWLRSHGSCPFCRALLVGSECRNAVGANTGRRRGNWAYVNTGAVAPLPVVQ, translated from the exons ATGGAGAGAAAAAG AATTAAGCAAAAATATTGCGGGCTGATTTTTTGTGTTGGTATTGAGATGACGGTGATGATGGGTCTCAGCGTCGGCCTCCGGTTTGCGATCGGCGCCGTGGTCTTGATTCTGCTCTTCGTCGTCGTCGGATTCTTCCAGTTCTGCCGCAGAGCAAGGGACGACCGCGAGGCGACGGCGCCGATGGAGGGGGCGGATGCGGCAGGCGGCGTCGACGAGGCGACGCTGACGAGCTTCCCGAAGGTGGCGTACTCGGAGGCAGCGGGGCCGGAAACCGAGACGTGCTGCGCGATATGCTTGGCGGAGTACGAGGCCGCCGACGTGCTGCGGAGGCTGCCGGCGTGCGGCCACCTCTTCCACGTCGAGTGCGTCGACCCCTGGCTGAGGTCGCACGGCTCCTGCCCCTTCTGCCGCGCGCTCCTCGTCGGCAGTGAGTGCCGGAACGCCGTCGGAGCCAACACCGGAAGGCGCCGTGGCAATTGGGCGTATGTGAACACAGGCGCAGTAGCGCCACTACCAGTGGTTCAGTAA